In Thalassoglobus sp. JC818, a single window of DNA contains:
- the mobB gene encoding molybdopterin-guanine dinucleotide biosynthesis protein B, translating to MRKLHIIGRKNSGKTTLVEDLVRVLTGRGLNVGTVKHTHHHHEFDVPGKDSFRHRQAGARVVGLIGPEMAAVYRDHQDCSREQALEWMSPAFNECDFVLIEGNQHTTAAKIEVWREAVGQPALITSDPTIHAVVTDDTSPLEDCRVWKRTPIEQLADHIVSFLNSAE from the coding sequence ATGCGGAAGCTGCACATCATTGGAAGGAAGAACTCCGGGAAAACGACACTCGTTGAGGATCTCGTACGGGTACTCACCGGTCGTGGTCTGAACGTCGGGACGGTGAAACACACACACCACCATCACGAGTTCGATGTCCCGGGGAAGGATTCCTTCCGCCATCGTCAGGCGGGGGCGCGCGTCGTTGGGCTGATCGGACCGGAGATGGCGGCTGTTTATCGTGATCATCAAGACTGCTCGCGCGAACAAGCTCTTGAGTGGATGTCACCTGCATTTAATGAATGTGACTTCGTTCTCATCGAAGGAAATCAACACACCACCGCTGCGAAGATCGAAGTGTGGCGTGAAGCTGTCGGTCAGCCGGCATTAATTACTTCCGATCCGACGATTCATGCTGTCGTCACTGACGACACTTCTCCGCTCGAAGACTGTCGGGTCTGGAAAAGAACTCCAATTGAACAATTGGCGGATCACATAGTGAGTTTTCTCAACTCCGCTGAATGA
- a CDS encoding mechanosensitive ion channel domain-containing protein — MLFPSLRSSLSQIFFASAIAFTIQCSGLVAQDFVPFGIDSAASEFTETDWISLPGSKSEEDASSAPRQQTFPANRSTRWFSGTSQAGQNSTEQAQSPSDSWNGQESQSSGNFTLMRSRRPVRTESPGEIENPANANNSVTGELNWQSGQPQNFSGNQLAPIVQEATPIRSYTPSFEAGGFKSLENPSQERSSEAAPSKVHFDQQVTPVAAVNDSGETATSDSNQPLEKLAVPAASTDAGSEAPAEEAPVQTAQAESGVGAETASELTLEEIGRKRSVAESAEVPEDVKPVVLSHYAKATEFLKLSEDAANKAVAYKAEIDAATASIDEQKGKLGKELAPLSLTAGDADLATLEQQLIVEQEMLNTASKSLEDWESRSKVRSERQPQMPVIINQAQEKIAKLKTQIGAAPIPGEHPLVAEARRTEQTAQLRLLEKQLDLYHVEQLRYEALKDLFPLQRDNLVREKKHATKRLEAWKEQISTARRLESEAQAREARRKLQDAHPALRTLAERNATLTETRTQLQDELTSIATDLEQVSEQLESVETDYATAKEKVDRVQNELTTAIGLYLTNQRDHLPNVDRFLAMRKSAAERAAQWQQELMLLEDERGRFGDVVEVARSLAENHEEYGSSTEIEEMALTLAQDRRKYLGDLIGDYNSGLRNLADLDVQAQNLAKLVEEFRSYIDERVLWIKSAPVAEWGTFEHALEGAIKFGSPSQWVNVVTTIVNALVQRPALSTTIIVACILLVLLRWQSLGWLRKITSRADKHELSPMVAMPAALGLTALISIAIPVAILLTSWLIQTFAISNDQFSTALATSLLRAAFYAGTIELLRQLTRRGGVGDFFLGWPDEVTARVYRALTTLMILTTPLVLIDGVAIHFNDGQYVQSLGRVMFVSGMIVLTFVMYQVGAAITSLLSTGNHKRSRMIFRLVNAIILCGPTAFSVLSLMGYHYTAKKLLFRLEMTLLLAAGLVAAFSFAKKWVTAANHRFALASRFHRRHNQAGKKSEVEVENASPELHPHHLSEQIGRFASGLAIVVFLVGAWNIWIEVLPAVQSVSNVELWRTTAQVTEVVDIGEGRSETQLVTRAVPITISKLIFAVIFLAMTFVFSRHLRAVLEVLVFRTFTMDDGAKHAVTTIAGYALTLAGVVTACQTIGVGWSSVQWLLAALTVGLGFGLQEIFANLVSGLILLLERPVRVGDVVTIDSVTGTVSKIHIRATTIVDFDQKEYIVPNKEFITGRMLNWTLSNKTNRLLVPVGVAYGTDTDKARQLMKEVAIAHPVVLDDPAPSVTFDSFGDSALNLTLRCYLPDLKDRLATLTEINRGIDLAFRANDIEIPFPQMDLHLNEEQVLKMPINAEIAGPPAPQLRKAG; from the coding sequence TTGCACAAGACTTTGTGCCGTTCGGCATTGATTCGGCCGCTTCGGAATTCACCGAAACGGACTGGATCTCGCTTCCTGGTTCAAAGTCGGAGGAAGACGCTTCATCCGCACCCCGCCAGCAAACGTTTCCCGCCAATCGGTCCACCAGGTGGTTTTCAGGGACTTCTCAAGCTGGGCAGAACTCCACTGAGCAGGCACAGAGTCCTTCCGATTCGTGGAATGGACAGGAATCACAATCAAGTGGCAACTTCACGTTGATGCGATCGCGCCGACCGGTTCGGACTGAATCGCCAGGAGAGATTGAAAACCCCGCCAACGCGAACAATTCCGTAACTGGCGAACTCAATTGGCAGTCGGGGCAACCGCAGAATTTTTCCGGGAATCAACTGGCCCCGATCGTCCAAGAAGCGACTCCAATTCGTTCCTACACTCCCTCGTTTGAGGCAGGCGGATTCAAGTCTTTGGAGAATCCATCTCAAGAACGTTCCAGTGAAGCTGCGCCATCGAAAGTTCACTTCGACCAGCAGGTGACTCCTGTTGCGGCGGTGAACGACAGCGGAGAAACCGCTACTTCGGACTCCAATCAACCACTGGAGAAACTTGCAGTTCCAGCAGCAAGCACAGATGCCGGATCTGAAGCTCCCGCTGAAGAGGCTCCTGTTCAAACTGCTCAAGCTGAATCTGGTGTCGGAGCTGAAACGGCCAGCGAGTTGACATTGGAGGAAATCGGACGAAAACGATCTGTCGCGGAATCCGCAGAGGTTCCCGAAGATGTCAAACCTGTTGTCCTTTCGCACTACGCGAAGGCCACGGAGTTTCTGAAACTCTCTGAAGATGCCGCCAATAAAGCTGTGGCTTACAAGGCTGAGATCGACGCTGCGACGGCTTCCATCGATGAGCAGAAGGGAAAATTGGGCAAGGAGTTGGCACCGCTTTCCCTCACCGCAGGAGATGCTGACCTCGCCACTCTTGAACAACAACTCATCGTCGAGCAGGAAATGCTCAACACGGCTTCGAAGAGCCTGGAGGACTGGGAGTCTCGCTCCAAGGTTCGTAGCGAACGCCAACCGCAGATGCCTGTCATCATCAACCAGGCTCAGGAGAAAATCGCTAAACTGAAAACGCAAATCGGAGCAGCTCCAATTCCTGGAGAGCATCCTCTCGTCGCCGAAGCTCGTCGAACAGAACAGACGGCCCAACTGAGACTGCTCGAAAAACAGCTCGATCTCTATCACGTCGAACAGCTTCGTTATGAAGCACTGAAGGACTTGTTTCCGCTCCAACGCGACAACCTCGTCCGTGAAAAAAAACACGCGACCAAACGACTGGAAGCTTGGAAGGAGCAGATCTCCACAGCTCGTCGTCTTGAGTCCGAAGCACAAGCCCGTGAAGCTCGACGAAAGTTGCAGGACGCGCATCCTGCACTCCGGACGCTCGCGGAGCGAAACGCCACATTGACCGAAACACGCACGCAATTGCAGGATGAACTGACGTCAATTGCGACCGACCTCGAACAGGTCTCTGAGCAACTCGAATCTGTGGAAACGGATTACGCAACGGCCAAGGAAAAGGTCGACAGAGTTCAGAACGAACTGACGACCGCGATTGGTTTGTATCTTACTAATCAGCGCGATCACCTTCCCAATGTCGATCGATTTCTTGCGATGAGAAAATCAGCCGCTGAACGGGCTGCTCAGTGGCAACAAGAGTTGATGCTTCTCGAAGATGAGCGCGGCCGCTTCGGTGACGTGGTCGAGGTGGCCAGATCTCTCGCAGAGAATCATGAAGAATACGGTTCATCCACCGAGATCGAAGAGATGGCTCTGACGCTCGCTCAGGATCGTCGGAAGTATCTTGGCGACCTGATTGGCGACTATAACTCCGGACTCCGAAATCTGGCCGATCTGGATGTACAGGCTCAGAACCTCGCAAAACTGGTAGAAGAGTTTCGCTCTTACATTGATGAACGGGTCTTATGGATCAAAAGTGCTCCAGTCGCGGAATGGGGAACGTTCGAGCATGCTTTGGAAGGGGCAATCAAGTTTGGCTCTCCATCACAATGGGTAAATGTTGTTACCACGATTGTGAATGCACTCGTGCAACGTCCCGCACTCTCAACGACGATCATTGTTGCGTGTATCCTGCTTGTCCTCTTGCGTTGGCAATCCTTGGGATGGCTTCGAAAGATCACGTCTCGAGCCGACAAGCATGAGCTCTCTCCGATGGTCGCGATGCCAGCGGCACTCGGATTAACAGCTTTGATTTCGATTGCCATTCCTGTCGCCATCTTGCTGACATCGTGGTTAATTCAGACCTTTGCAATTTCGAACGATCAGTTTTCCACAGCCCTGGCGACGTCTCTACTTCGTGCAGCTTTCTATGCTGGGACGATCGAGCTGTTGCGACAACTCACGCGTCGCGGAGGAGTCGGCGACTTCTTCCTCGGTTGGCCCGATGAAGTCACCGCTCGAGTCTATCGCGCGTTGACGACGCTCATGATTCTCACGACGCCACTCGTTTTGATCGATGGTGTTGCGATCCACTTCAATGACGGTCAGTACGTGCAGTCGTTGGGGCGAGTCATGTTCGTTTCCGGAATGATCGTGCTGACGTTTGTTATGTATCAAGTCGGTGCTGCGATCACGTCTTTGCTGTCGACCGGCAACCACAAGCGTTCAAGAATGATCTTCCGACTCGTGAATGCAATCATTCTGTGCGGACCGACAGCATTTTCTGTCCTGTCTCTCATGGGATATCACTACACAGCCAAGAAACTCCTGTTCCGTCTCGAGATGACACTTCTTCTCGCTGCCGGACTTGTGGCTGCGTTCTCGTTTGCCAAAAAATGGGTGACCGCTGCGAACCATCGTTTCGCGTTGGCGAGCCGCTTCCATCGACGACACAATCAGGCGGGCAAGAAGTCGGAAGTTGAAGTCGAGAATGCCAGCCCGGAGTTACATCCTCATCATCTTTCCGAGCAAATCGGTCGATTTGCCAGCGGTCTGGCGATCGTCGTCTTTCTCGTCGGTGCGTGGAACATCTGGATTGAAGTGCTTCCCGCAGTGCAGTCAGTTAGCAACGTCGAGTTGTGGCGAACGACTGCCCAAGTCACTGAAGTTGTGGATATCGGAGAAGGACGTTCGGAAACTCAGCTTGTGACTCGTGCTGTCCCGATCACGATTTCGAAGTTGATCTTCGCAGTGATTTTCCTGGCGATGACGTTCGTTTTCAGTCGTCATTTGCGAGCTGTTCTCGAAGTGCTTGTTTTCCGCACGTTTACGATGGATGACGGAGCAAAGCATGCGGTCACGACGATCGCAGGTTATGCATTAACCCTGGCGGGAGTAGTCACTGCCTGCCAGACGATTGGTGTCGGCTGGTCGAGTGTGCAATGGCTGTTGGCCGCATTGACAGTCGGTTTGGGTTTTGGACTTCAGGAGATTTTCGCGAACCTCGTTTCTGGTCTGATTCTGTTGCTTGAACGACCAGTTCGAGTGGGCGACGTTGTCACGATCGATTCCGTGACCGGAACCGTCTCGAAGATTCATATTCGAGCCACGACGATCGTCGACTTCGATCAGAAAGAATATATCGTTCCCAACAAAGAGTTCATCACTGGGCGGATGCTGAACTGGACGTTGTCAAACAAAACCAACCGCCTTCTGGTTCCCGTTGGCGTTGCCTACGGAACAGACACCGACAAAGCCCGTCAGTTGATGAAGGAAGTCGCAATCGCTCACCCAGTTGTTCTGGACGACCCCGCCCCATCCGTCACCTTTGACAGCTTTGGCGACAGCGCCTTAAATTTAACACTGCGTTGCTATCTACCGGATCTTAAAGATCGATTGGCGACATTGACCGAAATTAATCGAGGGATTGATCTCGCGTTTCGCGCGAATGATATTGAGATTCCATTCCCACAAATGGATCTTCATCTCAACGAAGAGCAGGTCCTCAAAATGCCTATCAATGCAGAAATCGCTGGCCCCCCTGCTCCGCAACTTCGCAAAGCGGGTTAG